The following nucleotide sequence is from Natronosalvus caseinilyticus.
CTCGTCGCCCTGGTGCCCAGCTTGCGATTACTAGTATTTAATAATTTTCGTGGTTTAAATACTCACGTCGCTTCGACCGGGTTCGACTCGAGGTTGGTCGCCCGCGGAAGGGTCCCACTCGAGCCGCCGGACCGGTACGGTTAAGTGTCCAACAACTGCCTTCACGTGTATGAGTGGACGACCGCTAGACGTCCTCGAAGCGTCACTCGGCGACCGGGTCAGCGTTCGGCTCAAGAGCGGCGAGGAGTACGTCGGCGATCTCGCCGGCTACGACCAGCACATGAATCTCGTCCTCGAGGACGTCTCAGTCTCCCAGGAAACGGACCCGACCGACGAGCCGTCGGTCCAAGACACAACCATTATACGCGGCGATAACGTCGTTTCGATCACTCCATGACTGGCGCAGGAACCCCG
It contains:
- a CDS encoding LSM domain-containing protein, yielding MSGRPLDVLEASLGDRVSVRLKSGEEYVGDLAGYDQHMNLVLEDVSVSQETDPTDEPSVQDTTIIRGDNVVSITP